The genomic stretch CTTTAGACATACATACAAACATTAGAATAACAATTTGTTCCTGAATTTCATGCTTTTAGGAAACAATCAGTCAATGAGCTGCAAATACTGAGAGGCAATGCCTGACAATTCTTACTCCCATCACTTGCGCTCCATAATACACTAAGGTCCAAATgaaaaactcatatcataataacATATATGACAAAAAGATTGCTAAATTCATCCGCCATGAATAAATTATTTCCCACAAAACAACCACATGAAGTGTGCCACACATACACTTAGCAGTATCCCACTCTTTTCATATTTGACCATTAAATACGCAGAGAATAACATGCCAAAAAGAGGACCTCATTTCTATCTCCCAATCTTTCTCTCAAGCTGCAAGGTTAAAGTGGAATTAGAACCTTCTAAAATATGTGACTGGCCCGAAGAACACAAAACATTGCTTCTTTATACTCAATAAGAGTCGTAAACATGCACTTTAGTCAATAAACTTGTGCAATATAAACATGCTTGTTCAATTATAGCTATTGATTTTGTTCATATTTACATCAAAAACCGCCTAAATAGAGGGGAATGGATAGAGATGATTACTTTAGCCAAGCCCAACTAAGATCAAGGCATAGTTGATTCATTGATTGATATATCAAAAGTTGCCATAGCTAATCCACACCATTCAATTTCAGCAAAGTCTTTCCGTAGTATAATCAAAATAAAACTTCTAGTTAAATATTTTCAGGCACGGCGAAGATTCTCAAAGCTGCATATTTCTCTATTGAATTCTCATCCTGATCACTTTAACGGTTAGGCATAATGAATGTATTGAGTGACTTAGAGATGGAACTTACTGTTGAATTTCTTTTTGGCTATTTTGCCATCATTGAGAGTGTACAGAAAATTCTTCACAGTCTCAGCATTGAATCGAGCAGTATACTGCAATTAAGAACATATAAGAAGCACATTATGTTAGTGGTAGCTACTGTTCCTAGACCCCAAAACCCAAATAAAATTGTATAATAGTTACCTGTACAACAACGACGTAGTACTTTGAATTGTTACGATCACTACAATCAGTAATATTAGATGGGGCTTGAGTATTAACCTGCATTTGAGCAGACAGGATTTGACTAAGATAGAAAAGAACCCCATCCATAGAGACACTGAGATGATTCAAAGTTAAGGAGCATCCATTATCTACATATCCCCCAATCTCACCCTCACAGATACACACACCAATTCACAAAAAACAGAAGAAAATGAGCACCCAATATCATAAGCATTTTCAACACCAAAATTTCATGCATAGATCTGCAAAGGTATGATGAGATTTTGTTTGAGATATTTTTGCTGTTTCTCACATGTTCACAAGGAAACAAGAAAGACAAGAGGACCATGAACAATAACCCAAATTATCACATTTTAACAAGGGGATAATGAGTTCTCTGGTTTTTGGCCATTTCAGTTCAAATTTAATTCAAAATTTTAAGATATTGATAATAATTGTGGCCAAGTATAAGCTTCCTAATCATAGGCTCATTGTTATGACAAGCAAAGTTGGATTTTTCAGTCACATGAAGCCGTATAAGGTTCTTCTTTATCTGTTTGTTCATACCTTCCATCTCATgttcatgtttttttttcttgctCTTAGGGGTGGTAAGATTATAAGGCCTTTTTGTTCCTCAATTCAGTATTCTCTACTGTCGTTTATGTTTCTCATAGAAGTGAGGGGAAACTTTCTCATATGTTGCTGAACCAAAAGTACATTTTACTTAtcaaaaaacataaatcaaatATCATACTCTCCAAATTCATTCACTTAAACTTAGGTTCCCAAGTACCTTTATTATACATCGCAAAAGGTCTCATACTTATGTTTATCAACAAAGGATTTCACTCCATTGTGTATTAACACCTTTTTTAAAATTCCCTAAATAAATTTCGTATCTTCTTAAATAAGGTTACCCTCATCTCAATCTTACAATACCATGTCATCAATACCAGAGAATTGATGTCTCAAGCTTTTGCTATTCAAGTTATAGAAAAGTTGTTTAGACTAAGTATATTAAAAGTACTCTCTCTGCTTCATTTTATATGACACTGTTTTCATTTTGGATCTTCATAAATATTTGACAAAATTTCATTCCCTCCAACTTTCACAGcttcaaaaattcaaatccaTTAAGCTACTCAAATAATAAACTTTGATGTGGTTTTTTTCTGGACAAGCTAACTTGTCAACTATTATATACTATCAAAAAGAGCTACCAAAATGCATACTCCCTCCTCTCCTTTCCAGTTTATGTGCCACTATTTCCATACCAGTGAATCCAAATAGAATTACAAACACTTCTAtagttagaaatgattaactttACACTTCCCATTTGACctttaataattcttttatagCACCACAAATATTACTgctacaagtttcaaaagttcTATATCGAAACAAATGTTGTGATATGTtatcacaaatttcaaaagtcactatgtcacataaattggaacagagaGCCTAAGTTAAAATGAGTATCTTAAACTACGTCAAACGCCTTATATATAAAGTGAAACCAAGGGAGTACTAGTTTGAATTGAGTACATCATATATCCTGCTTTGCACTGAAAGATTTTATGATGCTTtttatttttaactttttttgaaataaattttACATATTTGAAAACAGTACTACAAGTCAAAATAATTAACCActcaaaatatttaaaaacatATAAAAGAGTCGCGATCGAAGGCAATTCATTTTACTCTCGATATTCAAATTATACCATTCTTTTTGGGACGGAGGGAGTAATAAAAAGTAGTAACAGCGTATATAAGACATGAGGAGGTAGATAGGAGGTACCAGAACAATGCTTTTGCAGAGATGATGAATGGATGCAGCACCGAGAACGTCACGACGAGCTTCGAGAGGCCAATCGTAGTAATCAGAGGGGACGCGCTTGAAGCTGAAATCTCTAACGCCATTGGCGACGAGAATGCTCGAAAGGCGGCCTTCGGTGGTTGTAGCGGCGGCGGTGGCGGCGGAGAGAGAAGAATTTGCGGTGGCGGAGGAGGAATTATTATAGGAAGTTTCTAGAGATAGCTCTAGATTTGTTATCCGTTGGAGGATTCGGGTCTGGATTTTTTCCAGCTCGGTTAGTGCTTCCGCCATTGCCCTCAACTCGTTCAGTTCTGTACTATGGCGCGTTTGGAttagaaaatgttttattttacttttttatttttgtcacaCACATTTCTCTTATTTTTCTAACTTCAATTGTTTTTGCGCAAATGGCCTAACGTCCCCTCCCCTAAACTTGCTCATAGTTTTAAAGTGGGCTACTTGGAAATTTCTTATTTTAACACTACACATTAATTAACACTTTTGACTATTGATCATGCTTATGTGACCGCAGAATAACTGACGTGGTAACAGTAAAAAGACGTTATGTATAACACATCAGCATCCACATGGACGGAGCCAGAGTGTTATTTACGCGTTTGGCAGAACTCAATAACTTTAGTTCAAGTCTTGTATTTGTCTTTAAATTCTTATTTTAACACTACAACATTAATTAACACTTTTGACTATTGTTCATGCTTATGTGGCAGCAGAATAACTGACATGGCAACAGTAAAAAGATGTTATGTATAACACATCAGCATCCACATGGGCTGAGCCAGAGTGTTATTTACGCGTTCGGCAGAACTCCATAACTTTAGTTCAAGTCTTGTATTTGTCTTTAAAAAAGACAAAAATTTACTGATGTACAATTTTTTTAATGCATAACCCAGTAATTTAAAAACATTAAAATCTCGAACTCATGAATTTGAAATTCAGGCTCCGCATCCACATCGAATAAATGTCATttattctatttatttatttatttatttattgcaaTGAAAATCGCAAGTGGCACTACAGCAATTCATAGTGAAAATCGATAAGTGCATGCCTATTACATGGTGCACACTTTAATTAACAAGATATTTACTATCGCCCACTAGCGCAACAAACTCTATTTACCAAATTAGGAACAAATCACttagagttttttttttctttttaaaatacaACTTTTAAATGTTGATAATATAGAGTTTATTTCAGGTAGAATGCCCTAAATGGCACATGTAGTTGCGCCACTTTGTCATGTCGGTCCTCCTACTTCACTTTTTTTCATCCAGAAACttatttaaaatttatattttaaacCTCTTTGAACGTTGACCAAACACATGTGACAACAAAATAATTGAGCTGGACAAAATGTGTGTAATTCACGCGACCAAGGAGCATGCATATGAAgattttgaagaagaaataattaaaataaagagaaaaaaatcaataaaatgaaaaataaaataaaaagataagataaaataagtttaaaaaaagaaaaagaaaaacacaaagaGACATTTTTTACGCATCTTCTTCTTCCACCCCTACCCCCCACCCTCATCTCCCTTTTTCCTGTACACTTTTCTTCTTCGCCTTCACCAGCCACGAATTATCCTCAATGACTTCTCTGTTCCAGCTTTAGGCCAAGGAATTGGTGGACCTGAAAATGCACAAATAAACTTCAAAGTCACAGCAAAAGTTCTAACCAAGGTATTTGGGTTTACTGTTATGCAAGTCAAGTGACAGTGTATTATCAAGAACAAGGTATTGAAGGTTACCAAGTGTTGCCACCAGAAATCAACAGCCTAAGAACAGTACCATTTTTGCTAGTATGCTAAGCGGTTCATCATTGACAGCGCCTTTTTcgtttttcctcttcttcttctctccccccccccccaacaaaaCACCCCCTCCCCCCTCAAAAAAAAAACAGTCCCTGAAGATCCTTTAAAAGTGGCCAAGAACCTAATTAAAAATACCTAAATAATTATTTATCGACGGAATATGAGACAGAGAAGGAAGAAGGGATATGAGACAGATAAGAAAGAAAAATCTGTGCATTGCTAAGCACAAGCCAGCCCTAATTTGAGAGAAGGGAGATGAGATGGATGtattaattttctttttctttttctttatgaaaataatatataataaatatttttagtagatataatataaaaaaagacGTGGAATATGATGTGTCATCCACGTCAAGCGAGTGAGATACACACACGGTCAGAGGGGTTTAAAATATAGATTTTGATCAACTTAAAGTATTTGGATGAAAATAAATGAAGTAGGAGGATTGAAATGTCTAACAAGAATAAGTACAATGGTCTACTAGGCTATCCAGCCTTTATTTCAAGAGaaatgattttgatttttttttgtgtgtgtttaaGAATGTTcatttgttttttaaaatataaaccaTGGTTAgcttaaaaaaagaaagaagttctttaaatttgtttAGCGATTTTTCCTCCTTATTTCTTTGATCAAGCTCTTTATATATTtagaaattatttaatttttgcatcctttttttcttttcaattctaTTACAAAAAGAAATATCTTAAAAATATTCTTAATATTGTGTATAAATTtttgtataaaaattattatttttctcttaaaattCGTCCAGTCAAACACTATCAAAGGAACATTTTGTTTTAACTTGAACTTCGATTTTCACATTTCACAAAGCATGAAGGCTAGGGCCGTGCATAATTAGGTAAATACCGGATTACCGTACCGAAACCaaaaattttggtatttggtatacgATATTTTGAAATTTAgtatggtatttggtttaagtttttaaaaaaatagtattaggtatggtatttggtattttaaaataaaataccgaaataccgatactgtaccgaaatatatatagtatattacACAAAACATATATtatcaattataacataaatataaaaaatctaaaattttaattttctgtATTCTttaagttcatcaattaactctaaacaagtaacatgacatttctaatgatcaaatattttttatgtataattttctctatttgggttgatatttgctagttttggacaaattttttgtcaacaaacattttcagttttgtatttttgagtactttaattaagaatattagagTTTATAGCTCTGTGCACTAATTAGTATTCAAATCGAATAAATCGAAGTTACCGAACTGAATAAACCGAAATCGAAAAGAGAAAAACCGAATCATATCAAATTTAATTTGGTACGATATTGATATAGAATTTTAAGAAACCTAATACCGAAAATATCGAACCGAAATATCTAAATACCGTATCCTACCGACCCAATAAAGACTTTGCACAGCCCCGGAAACTAATCACTCCAATGTGAAAAACCAGCGGCAGCTTCTGACTGTCGTGCATAAAGTCAAAAGTGCATGGGAAAGAGATACACCTGAGAGGCGGATGTACTCTTTTGGCTACGAATTCAATGGCTACGAGTTACTCTGAATCTATAATTTTCAACACGAAatatattttattaaaattttaataaatattagATATGAATTCGTAATGTTAACTATATAATTATATATGCTAGAATTAGTTTTTAATGAATAATCGAATGATAGCATGACACGTGAAATCGAAAACAGATAatctgaatttttttaaaaataaattacgaAATCTTACACTCTCTATAAATATAAAGGAATTGTTCCATTGTTCCTCAGTAATAATAGGGGAATCAATGGTgcagaataaaaagaaaaggaatactATTAATAAACCAATCCAATAAATCTGCTCATTTTATAAGAATTTCCTATATGAATTCTAATCGGAAAGATTAACTACAAGCAAAATCTCTTTTTCCTGGTTACAACAACTCACACACTTCCTTCCCTCCccccaaaccccccccccccccaaaaaaaaacacGAAGCACTACATTTAAATTTATTGGATATACTGATAAAACCTTCTGTCCTTTCAGGGGAGGGGTAAAGctacgtacatattaccctcttCAGACCCTACTTATGGAAAACtattgggtttgttgttgttgttggatatGCTGATAAAAATATTGATATTAAACCCAAAATCTCTACATATATACGCCTAGTCGCCTGCAGAAACACAAGAATCCGTTACGTTTTCGTGTGATCTCCTCTTATGAATATACGAAAACATCAATCTTGATTCACATATACCGTAGTGTATACTGTATTATTGTTAACTTAGATCTAGATTAATAGAGCTAGTAAATTTCGAACACCAAATAATTAAACCAAGAAAGAGAACCAACAAAGAAAGTCTTCACCAATCATGGACCGTTGAAAAATCCACAATGCCATATTGCAAAGTGCCAACTTTCCTTTACTTTATTCATCAATCcccatgcttatatatatatatatatatatatgagcaaACATTTACTTCTTTACCAAAAATCTCCATTTCTAAAGATTCAAAATCAAACATTTTTCTTCATCAAATATGCATAACAgtacatcatcatcatcacttgGCCCAGGTGGTTTAGACCTAAGCCAAGTTTTCTTCAAATCAATTTCCAATACTCATCCACCATCGCCCACAAAACGCCACACGAAAATCTCCGTGATTGGCGTTGGCAATGTGGGGATGGCCATTGCTCAAACCATCTTGACTCAGGATCTCGTCGACGAGCTAGCTCTCGTCGATGCGAAACCTGATAAGTTACGCGGCGAGATGCTTGATCTCCAGCATGCCGCCGCGTTCCTTCCCCGGACTAAGATTGTCGCTTCTGTCGACTATTCTGTTACGTCCGGGTCGGATCTTTGTATCGTCACTGCGGGTGCCCGACAGAACCCGGGTGAAAGTAGATTGAATTTGCTGCAGAGGAATTTGACTATGTATAAAGGTATTGTTCCGGAGTTGGTGAAGTATTCGCCGGAGTGTATACTGTTGATTGTATCAAATCCGGTGGATGTTTTAACTTATGTTGCGTGGAAGTTATCCGGGTTTCCGGCGAATCGGGTTATCGGGTCGGGTACTAATCTGGATTCATCTAGGTTTCGGTTTTTGATTGCTGATCATCTTGATGTTAATGCCCAGGATGTCCAGGTCAGTTCATTGTTTCCTAttccttttcttcaaatttctttgattatgaatTTTCCAATTTTTGTTCTAATCATTTAATTATAGTGTTTGTATTTTATACAATATTTATGTAGCAAAATTGAAGATTTGATGTTTTAATTCAAATTACAAAAGGAGATACTTTGATCATTGTACTCTGAATTTAGTCACTCCcagaagtattatttatgttcaGTGGACAAATTAGGATGTAATTTGTCATAATTATTTGGTTGCGCCGCCCCACTATGCAAAATATTATATCATGCGAATTCTGTCATTAATTTTGTTCTTTCCTTCTCATGTTGTAGAAACATTGTTAAAGTAAAGGCTGAATACATACTAAGATTTTTATTTAGACACCTCAACTGGGCCTTATTCTGACATTTTGCTAGGGGTAGAACTAGTCCTTCGACTAGTGATTCggccgaacccagtagctttggtCCAAACAACATATTTGTCATAAAAAAATCCATTAAATATGTACCAATCtttaatttagaacccaataaTTTAAAAGGGCTAGACTTTCGAACctataagcttcaaatcctgaCTCCGCTCTGCATTTCGCTGACATGGTTGATAGCGTGACTTACACCGTATAGAATGCTTAATGTTTATATGGTATTAAGTATCTGGTTTTACAGTTTTGAACATAGGCGACAACAACTTTATATAGTGCATCTAAATAGTTATTTGTTTTTCTACTAGCAACtgtattatataaatattttttttgttgagaaGTATGCAATATATACATGAATTGCTTCTCATTTTCTTAAACTGTAGTGAAAAGGGTTAATTTTTATGGTTCTTGTATCTTTATAGCTCCATACAGCTGGTATATTATGGTCGAACATATTATATATGCTTCATGGCGATGAACGAAAAAGATCTATATAGGCGATACCACTTAGTTGAGATTAAGCTTGTGTCATGTTACTACATTTACTTTAGGTGCTATGTTTGTTAGGAGTCTTTTAGTTTTGTCAGAGATTTATATCTGTTCCAGTAGAAAATATATAGAACTTCCGTTGTTAGAGACATTTTTCTCCTTGTCTGAGTTTTGTCCTTTTTACTTTTCTAAAACTTTGTTTTTCTCATATAATATTGGACTGAGATGCGTTTAAATGGAGTCTCATAGATATCAAGAATTCATATATATAGTCGGCACCAACTTGTTTGTGGTTGAAGtgctgttgttgttgtagtacAACTTACCACTAGGTTTGGACTTGGAACAAAATTAAGGCTATACACTGATACTGAACTCCATTTTGCACTCTATGCTGTATCTAAAAAATGCTATCCTCTGTTTGATTTGAATGGAATCTTTGATGTCTATATTAGGCATACATTGTTGGGGAACATGGTGACAGCTCCGTGGCACTTTGGTCGAGCATTAGTGTTGGAGGTGTTCCTGTGCTTAGTTTTCTGGAGAGGCAACAAATTGCTTTTGAAAAGGAGACACTAGAAAAGATCCATAAACAAGTTGTGGAGAGTGCATATGAAGTGATTAGTCTGAAAGGTTACACGTCGTGGGCGATTGGGTACTCTGTAGCAAACTTGGCTCGATCAATTATTCGAGACCAGAGAAGGATTCACCCTGTCTCAGTCCTCGCGAAGGGATTCTATGGTATTGACGGCGGTGATGTGTTCTTGAGCTTGCCTGCACAGCTTGGTAGAAGTGGAGTTTTGGGTGTGACTAATGTGCATCTTACTGATGAGGAAATTCAACAACTTAGGAACTCTGCTAAGACTATCTTAGATGTGCAAAACCAGTTGGGAATTTGACTTGAGTTAATGTTAGTAATAGTTTCCCTTTGTTACCACTACTTAAACTTAATTACTATTGTTTTTTACCATACAGTACTTGAATTTTGTTTTCTTGCAAAATCTTTCCTGAGAAGGAAAATTGTGGGAAATACTTGTGTTACAGCAGTACATGTTGGCTGCCCCCTTATGTGTGGTACTGACTTTGAAATAGATTTTAACAGTGAACTTTGATGCTACTCTTACTAACCGTTGTTCttttcattgttgatcaccttactgtcttgttgtttttattctgcttttatatggctttGTGGTACTGTCCTTTCTTGTCTATACTTTCATTAATGTAGTGCTTATACTTTCCTAAgctgagggtctattggaaacaacctctctatcctcacaaggtagaagtaatgtctgcgtacacactaccctccccagaccccacggtgtgggataatagtaggtatgttgttgttgttgtttgatgcCTACTCTTGTATAAATAGAGTTTCATACTACTTGTGTGTTACGATCAGTGGCAGAGGCATGATTTCCGCTAAGgagtttcaaaaagaaaaaaaaaagttaaaaaattaaAAGAGATTGTGGCCAATGGGAATTGAACTAGCAAGCTTGTAGAGGTTTTGATCCCCTTAACCACTGAGCTATGCTCTTGAGTTGAGTTAAGgggattcaaaatataatatgTAGAGGTACAAACCGagttttgccttatatatacagtataaTTTTTAGCGAAGGGGGTTCGGGTGAACTCCACTTCCGTCCCTCTAAATCCACCCCTGGTTACAACACAATATGTTGGCTACCTACTTATTATCTTTGGTACTGACATTGAAATCCGTATTATGAGGATTTATCATGAATTGACAAGTTTTCCGTTGGCTACCAGAGTACTGTAACCCTCCTTCTTTATCCGAGCATAGTATGACGATGATATGAATGAAGCTTAAAGAAGGAAGTGAGGATTTATATAGCCGACCCCAACTTGTTTGAGATTAAGACGTAGTTGTTTTATTGACTTTGAAATCTAATATTATTGCTTCTAAGCTTGTCTTGAAACAGTGTTTTTGAAGGGGGAGAAGAAGTTTGAGAAATCATATATATTGGGCAAATAGTGTAAAagcaaaatatttttgtatatatgagAAGTGTAGGAATCCTCTTAACTATTGGTTCAAGAACTGGTACTCCATGTGTATGCATCATCAGCCAAGGGCGTATCTAGCGTGTAGCGTATGAGTTTTCAGGAACCCAATAATTTTTGCGTGGACCttgtatttttattaaataataacaacgacccagtataatcccacaggtgaggtctggggagggtaatatgtacgcagaccttacccttaccccgaagggtagagaagctgtttccaggagaccctcggctcaaaaaaaaaaaagcaacaggagccgatatattagtaccatgtatttttattaaaatttttactaaatatctataaatatctAACGGTGAACCCAGTTATTATGGTATATTAATTTGAGATTGCGAcaggaacccataaacttcaaattctgAATCCGCCTCTCTCATCAGCAATCCatccttttattttcttcctaaatGATGAATATATTAGCACCTATCAATGTCAAGAAAAGAATATAAATGAAAGGAAGCTCTAGTTTCCGTATAAACCATCGTTATTTTATATATGTGAATAACTTGAGTCTAGTTATGAAATCTGTTAGAGGAAAATAAGGAGAAAAAAAGAATTATACCTTATCTAATCGTATATAACAATTTTCAATATTACAATCACCAACATCTTTTCAACTCCGTCTGTGTTAGCATGTTCATATTGTCGATCTCCAGTTCAGATAAAGTAGGAGAGTTACGATAGGTTGACAGTCAATCGTATAAACCTAGTTAATTTATGATGAATCCTAATAAAATATACTCCATACAATAACATGAAAATTCTCGCTCTTAGCTCTTCACATAggagaaaaaaaaatgataaatagaCTTTCCATTACATGAAAACTAAATACAAGAAGCTCAAATCAAATGTAACGTACACCACTTCGTGTacaaaatacaataacaaactcATAATTTCAAACTACATTCATCAAATTACACAACCATAGCataaaaaagagaaacaaaaagttACCACCAACCATAATATACCCTTCAAAAGATAAGAAAAATTGAAAGCAAAATACTGAATTTTTCAAGGGCAAATAAAGCCAGATGGAACCTTTTTCCCACAGACATTAagtaaaagacttagtgaaagaGGGACATTAAGATTAATCCCGAGAACATTTGCTTTAATTGCAGTGCAAAGGCAAAGGGCAGCTTCAACATCAACAAGTCCTTTAATAAGATTACAACAAGGTTTTTTTGGAATATTACCAATTTTAAGGCCAAGTAAATTTTCAAGAACATTAGCACAAACACCTAATTTTAGGGTATTTTTAGGACACTTGGCTTTAtaattagggttaggggttgctctgatggtaatcaacctccacttccaaccaagaggttgtgagttcgagtcacccaagagcaaggtggagagttcttggagggaaagatgccgagggtctattggaaacagtctctctacctcatggtaggggtaaggtctgcgtacgcactacccttcccagacctcACTGGTGAGATTATATtgagttgttgttattgttgttgttagggtttggctttggctttggctttggttttggttttggttttggacTAGGGCAAGTGCCACATGCACTAACAAGAGAGAAAAATAGAAGGTTGACAAGAAGAAAAAAGGCAAGAGAAGTAATTCTTTTTGAAGCCATTTTGTCAAAAAGTTTAATATTTCTCTTAATTACTATAGTTGAGAAGAGAAGGTTTTGTTTGATGGAAATGGAATTGTGAGGGGTGGGTTTTTATAGCATGCAAAAAGAAGATGAATGTGAAGagatataattaaaataaaaataaaaaaaacatgttgaaTTATTTAATTTCTGCATGCCCCTAGAGATTTTACCTGGCAACACAAGCAAAGATTTCTAAAATCTTTTGGATGCATTTGAATAATATATGGCGTCTTGTAAATTGTCATGTTCCTTGCCTAAGttaatat from Nicotiana sylvestris chromosome 12, ASM39365v2, whole genome shotgun sequence encodes the following:
- the LOC104226473 gene encoding L-lactate dehydrogenase B-like; this encodes MHNSTSSSSLGPGGLDLSQVFFKSISNTHPPSPTKRHTKISVIGVGNVGMAIAQTILTQDLVDELALVDAKPDKLRGEMLDLQHAAAFLPRTKIVASVDYSVTSGSDLCIVTAGARQNPGESRLNLLQRNLTMYKGIVPELVKYSPECILLIVSNPVDVLTYVAWKLSGFPANRVIGSGTNLDSSRFRFLIADHLDVNAQDVQAYIVGEHGDSSVALWSSISVGGVPVLSFLERQQIAFEKETLEKIHKQVVESAYEVISLKGYTSWAIGYSVANLARSIIRDQRRIHPVSVLAKGFYGIDGGDVFLSLPAQLGRSGVLGVTNVHLTDEEIQQLRNSAKTILDVQNQLGI
- the LOC104236094 gene encoding uncharacterized protein — translated: MAEALTELEKIQTRILQRITNLELSLETSYNNSSSATANSSLSAATAAATTTEGRLSSILVANGVRDFSFKRVPSDYYDWPLEARRDVLGAASIHHLCKSIVLVNTQAPSNITDCSDRNNSKYYVVVVQYTARFNAETVKNFLYTLNDGKIAKKKFNMRLAPEETSGKLTGYEHNGVTCVGMKTDIPVILDEAITKLNPDYFWLGGGEIDLKLGMRTSEFIKSVKPFIVNCSGA